The following DNA comes from Kineococcus rhizosphaerae.
CCGACCGCGTGCCGACGCGCGAGGAGCTGGACCGGGCCGGTGGGGGCGCGCCGGTGCTGCTGTCGCGCGTGGACGGGCACAGCGCCCTGGTGAGCTCCTCGCTGGCGCAGGCCGCCGGGTTGCGGGACCTGCCGGGCTGGAGCGAGGACGGCTGGGTGCGGACGGCGGCGCACCACGCCGCGCTGGACGCCCGGTGGGCGGCGCTGTCGGCACCGGCTGCGCAGGGGGCACGCCGGGCGGCGCTGCGGGCCGCGGCGGCGGCGGGCATCGGGACGGTGCACGAGATGTCGGGCCGCTGGCTGGCGCCGGCGGGGGACCTGGAGGCGTTGCAGGACCTCGCGAGCGCCGAGGGGCTGCCGACGGTGGTGGGGTACCTGGCGGAGTGGGTGGACAGCGCGGACCGGGCGCGGGAGGTGCTGGCCGGGTCGGCGGCGTCGCTGGCGGGTCTGGGCGGTGACCTGGTCGTCGACGGGGCGCTGGGCTCGCGCACGGCGGCGTTGCGGGCCGACTACGCGGACGCGCCGGGGCGGCGCGGGTCGCTGCACCTGGACGCGACGGCGGTGGGCGACCACCTGCACGCGTGCACGGTGGCGGGGGTGCAGGCGGCGTTCCACGCGATCGGGGACGCGGCGCTGGACGTCGTGGTGGAGGCGCTGACGGTCGTGGCGGCGGACCTGGGGGTGCCGGCGGTGGCCTCGGCGGGGCACCGGGTGGAGCACGCGGTGCTGGCCGACGACGCGGTGGTGGCGGCGTTCGCGCGGTTCGGGACGGCGGTGAGCCTGCAGCCGGGGTTCGACGCGGCGTGGGGCGGGCCGGGCGGGCTGTACGCGCAGCGGCTGGGGGAGCGGGTGCGCGGGACGCACCGGTTCGCGGCGTGGGCGGCGGCGGGGGTGCCGCTGGCGTTCGGCTCGGACACGCCGGTGACGCCGTTCGCGCCGTGGGCGGCGGTGCGGGCGGCGGCGTTCCCCGCCGAGGAGGAGCGGGCGGTGTCGGTCCGGGCGGCGTTCCTGGCCCACACCCGGGGCGGGCACCGGCTGGCCGGGCGGGGGCACCCGGGGGTGCTGCGGCCGGGGGCGCCGGCGACGTACGCGGTGTGGGACGTGGCGGACCTGGTGGTGCAGGCGCCGGACCGCAGGTTGTCGGGGTGGAGCACGGACGCGCGCTCGGGGACGCCGGGGCTGCCGGACCTGGAGCCGGGGGCGCCGGAGCCGGTGTGCCGGCGCACGGTGGTGGACGGACAGGTGGTGCACAGCGGGTTCTAGTGGTGCCTCCGAACGCGACACGCCGGGCGACACGCCGGGTACCGGTGCCGGATCACGGGTGGTGGTTGCGCGCGTGACCTGC
Coding sequences within:
- a CDS encoding amidohydrolase family protein translates to MLVEGSTVAWVGPDEAAGAWTREGDEVVELEGRLITPAFVDAHTHLTETGLRETGLDLSGCASAAEVLDAVAARAVPGELLAGFGWDESRWPGTDRVPTREELDRAGGGAPVLLSRVDGHSALVSSSLAQAAGLRDLPGWSEDGWVRTAAHHAALDARWAALSAPAAQGARRAALRAAAAAGIGTVHEMSGRWLAPAGDLEALQDLASAEGLPTVVGYLAEWVDSADRAREVLAGSAASLAGLGGDLVVDGALGSRTAALRADYADAPGRRGSLHLDATAVGDHLHACTVAGVQAAFHAIGDAALDVVVEALTVVAADLGVPAVASAGHRVEHAVLADDAVVAAFARFGTAVSLQPGFDAAWGGPGGLYAQRLGERVRGTHRFAAWAAAGVPLAFGSDTPVTPFAPWAAVRAAAFPAEEERAVSVRAAFLAHTRGGHRLAGRGHPGVLRPGAPATYAVWDVADLVVQAPDRRLSGWSTDARSGTPGLPDLEPGAPEPVCRRTVVDGQVVHSGF